A single region of the Aeromicrobium chenweiae genome encodes:
- a CDS encoding DEDD exonuclease domain-containing protein, which yields MEAVQGTFDELGRHLADVTFCVVDLETTGGSAAKGSKITEVGAVKVRGGEVLGEFQSLVNPDEVIPAYITVLTGITNQMVIDAPRIAEVLPSFLEFARGTVLVAHNAPFDVGFLKHFSASLAIPWPGFETLDTATLARRVLSREEVPNCKLSTLAAAFSASTTPNHRALSDARATVDVMHALFERLGPLGVTTLEEVSTYTSKVKPEQRRKRHLADHMPEAPGVYLFRDANDDILYVGTSRNLRTRTRSYFTKAETRTRMGEMVMLAQRIEGIVCATALEAQVRELRLIGKHRPPYNRRSKFPDRLSWLKLTREPWPRLSIVRAVLDDDADYIGPFRSRAAADSALTALHDSFRIRQCTPRLAVRSRTSPCALAEMGHCLSPCDGSADPDEYAAEVQRVRLAMTGDPEDLVSAVRTRMLDLARTERFEDAAVWRDRLAAFLRAVVRTQQLRELTSIPEIVAAGPHPQGWEVHVIRHGRLAGAGILPRGVRPVGWTDALLATAETVVAGFGPAPVATVEETETVRRWLDSPGLRMVRGAWQAPRESAARHLTPFEEANASWQQLQQPG from the coding sequence GTGGAAGCAGTGCAGGGAACGTTCGACGAGCTGGGCCGCCATCTGGCAGATGTCACCTTCTGTGTCGTCGACCTCGAGACGACGGGCGGCTCGGCCGCCAAGGGGTCCAAGATCACCGAGGTGGGCGCCGTCAAGGTGCGCGGCGGCGAGGTGCTCGGGGAGTTCCAGAGCCTGGTCAACCCCGACGAGGTCATCCCGGCCTACATCACCGTGCTCACCGGCATCACCAACCAGATGGTGATCGACGCGCCGCGCATCGCCGAGGTGCTGCCCAGCTTCCTCGAGTTCGCCCGCGGCACGGTGCTGGTCGCGCACAACGCTCCCTTCGACGTCGGCTTCCTCAAGCACTTCAGCGCAAGCCTCGCGATCCCCTGGCCCGGCTTCGAGACGCTCGACACCGCGACGCTGGCCCGACGCGTCCTCAGCCGCGAGGAGGTGCCCAACTGCAAGCTGTCGACGCTGGCGGCGGCGTTCTCGGCGTCGACGACCCCCAACCACCGCGCCCTGTCCGACGCCCGCGCGACGGTCGACGTCATGCACGCGCTGTTCGAGCGCCTCGGCCCGCTGGGCGTCACGACCCTGGAGGAGGTGTCGACCTACACCTCGAAGGTCAAGCCCGAGCAGCGCCGCAAGCGCCACCTCGCCGACCACATGCCCGAGGCGCCGGGCGTCTACCTGTTCCGCGACGCCAACGACGACATCCTCTACGTCGGCACGTCCCGCAACCTGCGCACCCGCACCCGCTCCTACTTCACCAAGGCCGAGACCCGCACCCGGATGGGCGAGATGGTCATGCTCGCCCAGCGGATCGAGGGCATCGTGTGCGCGACCGCCCTGGAGGCGCAGGTCCGTGAGCTGCGGCTCATCGGCAAGCACCGCCCGCCCTACAACCGGCGCTCGAAGTTCCCCGACCGGCTCAGCTGGCTCAAGCTGACCCGTGAGCCCTGGCCCCGGCTCTCGATCGTCCGGGCCGTCCTCGACGACGACGCCGACTACATCGGCCCGTTCCGCAGCCGCGCCGCCGCCGACAGCGCGCTGACCGCGCTGCACGACTCGTTCCGCATCCGGCAGTGCACGCCCCGACTCGCGGTGAGGTCCCGCACCTCCCCGTGCGCGCTCGCCGAGATGGGTCACTGCCTCTCCCCCTGCGACGGCTCGGCCGATCCGGACGAGTACGCCGCGGAGGTCCAGCGCGTCCGTCTCGCGATGACCGGCGACCCCGAGGACCTCGTCTCGGCCGTCCGCACCCGGATGCTCGACCTCGCCCGCACGGAGCGGTTCGAGGACGCCGCGGTCTGGCGCGACCGGCTGGCCGCGTTCCTGCGCGCCGTCGTGCGCACCCAACAGCTGCGCGAGCTCACCTCGATCCCCGAGATCGTGGCGGCCGGGCCGCACCCGCAGGGATGGGAGGTGCACGTCATCCGGCACGGACGACTGGCCGGCGCCGGCATCCTCCCCCGCGGCGTCCGCCCGGTCGGGTGGACCGACGCGCTGCTGGCCACTGCCGAGACCGTCGTCGCGGGCTTCGGCCCCGCCCCGGTCGCCACGGTCGAGGAGACCGAGACCGTGCGGCGCTGGCTCGACTCGCCGGGCCTGCGCATGGTCCGGGGGGCCTGGCAGGCGCCACGCGAGAGCGCAGCGCGCCACCTGACACCGTTCGAGGAGGCCAATGCGTCGTGGCAGCAGCTCCAGCAGCCCGGCTGA
- a CDS encoding C40 family peptidase translates to MHPPVDQRRSSRRRGIAVVAALTVSGALFAFPSAQADPAVTPKDVEKAFHEVEVVNEQVNALGEQTKKTQAEIDDLTADIRRQVRTYERQKQALGDAIVQQQIDAPLGPTASLLGSDNPDQFLEGLGAVQALNSTRADELATFGRTSKQLKNRRAQLQDRRQTLEAAQKDAAAKRATIRKKYQAAKAELDRLSAAQKKTVNKSNTDVDVKIKASGKGKQALAFAMAQIGEPYVYGGTGPSSWDCSGLVMKSWAAAGVSIPRVVGPQIASGQAVPMDQLQPGDIVAYGDMSHDGLYLGGGRVVHAPRPGKTVEITSLSGFTRAARVG, encoded by the coding sequence ATGCACCCCCCTGTCGACCAGCGTCGTTCGTCACGCCGCCGCGGCATCGCCGTCGTGGCCGCCCTGACCGTCTCGGGGGCGCTGTTCGCGTTCCCGTCGGCCCAGGCCGATCCGGCGGTGACCCCCAAGGACGTCGAGAAGGCCTTCCACGAGGTCGAGGTCGTCAACGAGCAGGTCAATGCCCTCGGTGAGCAGACCAAGAAGACCCAGGCCGAGATCGACGACCTGACCGCAGACATCCGGCGCCAGGTCAGGACGTACGAGCGCCAGAAGCAGGCGCTGGGTGACGCGATCGTCCAGCAGCAGATCGACGCCCCGCTGGGCCCGACCGCGAGCCTGCTCGGCAGCGACAACCCCGACCAGTTCCTCGAGGGCCTCGGCGCCGTCCAGGCGCTCAACAGCACGCGGGCCGACGAGCTCGCGACGTTCGGTCGCACGAGCAAGCAGCTCAAGAACCGTCGTGCCCAGCTGCAGGACCGTCGCCAGACGCTGGAGGCGGCCCAGAAGGACGCTGCCGCCAAGCGCGCCACGATCCGCAAGAAGTACCAGGCCGCCAAGGCCGAGCTCGACCGCCTCTCGGCGGCCCAGAAGAAGACGGTCAACAAGAGCAACACGGACGTTGACGTCAAGATCAAGGCCTCCGGCAAGGGCAAGCAGGCGCTGGCCTTCGCGATGGCCCAGATCGGCGAGCCGTACGTCTACGGCGGCACGGGTCCCAGCAGCTGGGACTGCTCGGGCCTGGTCATGAAGTCGTGGGCTGCCGCCGGGGTCTCGATCCCGCGGGTGGTCGGACCGCAGATCGCGTCCGGCCAGGCCGTGCCGATGGACCAGCTCCAGCCCGGTGACATCGTCGCCTACGGCGACATGTCCCACGACGGTCTCTACCTCGGTGGCGGTCGCGTGGTGCACGCACCGCGTCCGGGCAAGACGGTCGAGATCACGTCGCTGAGCGGGTTCACCCGCGCCGCCCGGGTCGGCTGA
- a CDS encoding AMP-dependent synthetase/ligase — MTQPRMPDLGNLTDDILDRLPQHADDVALARMDGETWTDITLAEFHRDVVTVAKGLIGAGVSPGDRVALLSKTRYEWTVTDYAIWWAGAVTVPIYETSSTSQVAWILSDSGAVAAVVESQAHAARVKEASEDAPDLEQVWTIDGSGLDEIRALGADVTDQALEERRATLTSDSLATLIYTSGTTGRPKGCELTHGNFRYELNACLTELPEVFVPGSSTLLFLPLAHVFARIIQVGAIRVGAKLGHTADVKDLVTHLGTFQPTFVLGVPRVFEKVFNTASGKAYADGKGKIFDRAAQTAISYSRALDSGKPGIALRARHALFDRLVYGKLRAALGGRTEFAISGGAPLGERLAHFYRGIGVTIIEGYGLTETTGALCANRPTDLRLGTVGKPFEGTEVRVETDGELSFRGPQVFRKYWHNEEATAEALDADGWFATGDLGEIDEDGYIRITGRKKEIIVTAGGKNVAPAALEDRVRAHALVSQCLVVGDGKPFVAALITIDTETWTGKLDDPELLGEVQKAIDDANTQVSKAESIRKFQILPEDWTEDNGYLTPSFKVKRSVVLRDFHDTVEALFVR, encoded by the coding sequence GTGACGCAGCCTCGAATGCCCGATCTGGGCAACCTCACCGATGACATCCTCGACCGCCTTCCGCAGCACGCCGACGACGTCGCGCTCGCCCGCATGGACGGCGAGACCTGGACCGACATCACCCTCGCAGAGTTCCACCGCGACGTGGTGACGGTGGCCAAGGGCCTGATCGGTGCCGGCGTCTCCCCCGGCGACCGCGTGGCGCTGCTGTCGAAGACCCGGTACGAGTGGACCGTCACCGACTACGCCATCTGGTGGGCCGGCGCGGTGACCGTGCCGATCTACGAGACCTCCTCCACCAGCCAGGTCGCATGGATCCTGTCCGACTCCGGCGCCGTCGCCGCAGTCGTCGAGAGCCAGGCCCACGCCGCGCGCGTCAAGGAGGCGAGCGAGGACGCCCCCGACCTGGAGCAGGTCTGGACGATCGACGGCAGCGGACTCGACGAGATCCGTGCGCTCGGCGCCGACGTCACCGACCAAGCGCTCGAGGAGCGCCGCGCGACCCTGACCAGCGACAGCCTCGCGACCTTGATCTACACCTCGGGCACGACCGGCCGCCCCAAGGGCTGCGAGCTGACCCACGGCAACTTCCGCTACGAGCTCAACGCCTGCCTCACCGAGCTGCCTGAGGTCTTCGTGCCCGGCAGCTCGACGCTGCTGTTCCTGCCGCTCGCGCACGTGTTCGCCCGCATCATCCAGGTCGGTGCGATCCGCGTCGGCGCCAAGCTGGGCCACACCGCGGACGTCAAGGACCTGGTGACGCACCTCGGCACGTTCCAGCCCACGTTCGTGCTCGGCGTCCCGCGCGTGTTCGAGAAGGTCTTCAACACCGCCAGCGGCAAGGCGTACGCCGACGGCAAGGGCAAGATCTTCGACCGTGCCGCGCAGACCGCGATCAGCTACAGCCGCGCCCTCGACTCCGGCAAGCCCGGCATCGCGCTGCGCGCCCGCCACGCGCTCTTCGACCGCCTCGTCTACGGCAAGCTGCGCGCTGCGCTCGGTGGGCGTACGGAGTTCGCGATCTCCGGCGGTGCGCCCCTCGGGGAGCGCCTGGCCCACTTCTATCGCGGCATCGGCGTCACGATCATCGAGGGCTACGGCCTGACCGAGACGACCGGCGCCCTGTGCGCCAACCGTCCCACCGACCTGCGACTCGGCACGGTCGGCAAGCCGTTCGAGGGCACCGAGGTCCGGGTCGAGACCGACGGCGAGCTCAGCTTCCGCGGGCCGCAGGTGTTCCGGAAGTACTGGCACAACGAGGAGGCCACGGCGGAGGCGCTCGACGCCGACGGCTGGTTCGCGACCGGTGACCTCGGCGAGATCGACGAGGACGGCTACATCCGCATCACCGGCCGCAAGAAGGAGATCATCGTCACCGCCGGCGGCAAGAACGTCGCCCCGGCCGCGCTCGAGGACCGCGTGCGTGCGCACGCGCTCGTGAGCCAGTGCCTGGTGGTCGGCGACGGCAAGCCGTTCGTCGCTGCGCTCATCACGATCGACACCGAGACGTGGACCGGGAAGCTGGACGACCCGGAGTTGCTCGGCGAGGTGCAGAAGGCCATCGACGACGCCAACACGCAGGTCTCGAAGGCCGAGTCGATCCGCAAGTTCCAGATCCTGCCCGAGGACTGGACCGAGGACAACGGCTACCTGACGCCGTCGTTCAAGGTCAAGCGCAGCGTCGTCCTGCGCGACTTTCACGACACGGTCGAGGCACTCTTCGTCAGGTAG
- a CDS encoding Lrp/AsnC family transcriptional regulator — translation MITAIVFIQAEVSRLSDIAEQIADIDGVSEVYSVTGELDLVAMVRVRQIDDVAAVVADRLNKVDGVVSTQTQIAYRAYSQHDLEDAFSIGL, via the coding sequence ATGATCACCGCCATCGTCTTCATCCAGGCCGAGGTCTCGCGGCTCAGCGACATCGCCGAGCAGATCGCCGACATCGACGGCGTCAGCGAGGTCTACTCCGTCACCGGCGAGCTCGACCTCGTCGCGATGGTCCGCGTCCGCCAGATCGACGACGTCGCCGCGGTCGTGGCCGACCGGCTCAACAAGGTCGACGGCGTGGTCTCGACCCAGACGCAGATCGCGTACCGCGCGTACAGCCAGCACGACCTCGAGGACGCCTTCAGCATCGGTCTGTGA
- a CDS encoding SRPBCC family protein encodes MDAHDQRDEEGLMARTTSDIVIDATPDSIMGVIADFGSYPVWATGVKTADVVVEGEPGRPKQVHFVLDATPIRDEYDLGYVWDGDRAVSWSLVEPGKMLTSMDGAYLLDPVGDAQTRVTYQLAVDVSVPLLGMLKRKAEKVIIDTALKGLKKQVETQ; translated from the coding sequence ATGGACGCACACGACCAGCGGGACGAGGAGGGGCTGATGGCGCGGACCACGAGTGACATCGTCATCGACGCCACACCCGACAGCATCATGGGTGTCATCGCCGACTTCGGGTCGTACCCCGTGTGGGCGACCGGCGTGAAGACCGCCGACGTCGTGGTCGAGGGTGAGCCCGGTCGGCCCAAGCAGGTGCACTTCGTGCTGGACGCCACGCCGATCCGCGACGAGTACGACCTGGGCTACGTCTGGGACGGCGATCGTGCCGTGTCGTGGAGCCTCGTGGAGCCCGGCAAGATGCTGACCTCGATGGACGGCGCGTACCTCCTCGACCCGGTCGGCGACGCGCAGACGCGGGTGACCTACCAGCTGGCGGTGGACGTGTCCGTCCCGCTGCTGGGCATGCTCAAGCGCAAGGCCGAGAAGGTCATCATCGACACCGCCCTCAAGGGGTTGAAGAAACAGGTCGAGACGCAGTGA